A stretch of Pseudomonas taetrolens DNA encodes these proteins:
- a CDS encoding DsbE family thiol:disulfide interchange protein, with amino-acid sequence MRRWLMLIPLAVFLGMAWFLYKGLYLDPTELPSAMIDKPFPAFSLPSVEGDKTLTEADLKGKPALVNVWATWCISCRVEHPVLTKLAEQGVVIYGVNYKDVNADARKWLQEFHNPYQLDINDEAGSLGLNLGVYGAPETFLIDSQGIIRHKFVGVIDETVWREQLAGKYQALVDEARP; translated from the coding sequence ATGAGACGCTGGTTGATGCTGATCCCGCTGGCTGTCTTTTTGGGCATGGCGTGGTTTCTTTATAAGGGCTTGTACCTGGATCCGACCGAATTGCCTTCGGCGATGATCGACAAGCCGTTCCCGGCGTTCAGTCTGCCGTCGGTCGAAGGTGACAAGACCCTCACTGAAGCGGACCTCAAGGGCAAGCCGGCGCTGGTCAACGTGTGGGCTACCTGGTGCATTTCGTGCCGGGTCGAGCACCCGGTGCTGACCAAGCTGGCCGAGCAGGGCGTGGTGATCTATGGCGTCAACTACAAGGACGTCAATGCCGATGCCAGGAAGTGGCTGCAGGAATTCCATAACCCGTACCAGTTGGACATCAACGACGAAGCCGGTTCGCTGGGCTTGAATCTGGGCGTGTACGGCGCACCTGAGACTTTCCTGATCGACAGCCAGGGCATCATCCGCCACAAGTTTGTCGGCGTGATCGACGAGACCGTGTGGCGCGAACAACTGGCCGGCAAGTATCAGGCGCTGGTTGACGAGGCTCGACCATGA
- a CDS encoding heme lyase CcmF/NrfE family subunit gives MTSGLFIPELGHLAMILALCFAVVQAIVPLLGAWRGDKLWMSLAQPAAWGQFAFLLFSFGCLTYAFMADDFSVAYVASNSNSALPWYYKFSAVWGAHEGSLLLWAMILGGWTFAVSIFSRQLPQVMLARVLSIMGMISIGFLLFLILTSNPFARLLPQVPANGNDLNPLLQDIGLIVHPPMLYMGYVGFSVAFAFAIAALLGGRLDAAWARWSRPWTIVAWAFLGIGITLGSWWAYYELGWGGWWFWDPVENASFMPWLVGTALIHSLAVTEKRGVFKSWTVLLAIAAFSLSLLGTFLVRSGVLTSVHAFASDPERGVFILIFLLFVVGGSLTLFALRAPVVKSHVSFKLWSRETLLLCNNLVLVVAASMILLGTLYPLILDAISGAKMSVGPPYFNALFIPLMGLLMVVMAVGMLVRWKDTPVKWLLGMLTPVLLGTAALSAIAGVAYGDFNWAVITTFALAAWVLLAGVRDIGDKTRHKGLVKGVRSLTRSYWGMQIAHLGIAVCALGVVLSSQNSAERDLRLAPGESMELGGYHFLFEGAKHFEGPNFTSDKGTVRVIRNGKEVSVLHPEKRLYTVQNSMMTEAGIDAGFTRDLYVALGEPLGDGAWAVRVHVKPFVRWIWFGGLLTGFGGLLAAMDRRYRTKVKSRVREALGMTGATA, from the coding sequence ATGACGTCTGGACTGTTTATTCCCGAGCTTGGCCATCTGGCCATGATCCTGGCCCTGTGTTTTGCCGTGGTGCAGGCTATCGTGCCGCTGCTCGGCGCCTGGCGTGGCGACAAGTTGTGGATGAGCCTGGCGCAACCCGCCGCCTGGGGGCAATTCGCTTTCCTGCTGTTCTCCTTCGGCTGCCTGACCTATGCCTTTATGGCCGATGATTTTTCGGTGGCCTATGTGGCCAGCAACTCCAACAGTGCGCTGCCGTGGTACTACAAGTTCAGTGCCGTGTGGGGTGCCCACGAAGGGTCGCTGTTGTTGTGGGCGATGATTCTGGGCGGCTGGACGTTCGCGGTCTCGATTTTCTCGCGCCAATTGCCGCAAGTCATGCTGGCGCGGGTGTTGTCGATCATGGGCATGATCAGCATCGGTTTTTTGCTGTTTCTGATCCTGACTTCAAACCCGTTCGCACGTCTGTTGCCGCAGGTTCCTGCTAACGGCAACGACCTCAACCCGTTGCTGCAAGACATCGGCCTGATCGTTCACCCGCCGATGCTGTACATGGGGTATGTCGGCTTCTCTGTAGCCTTCGCGTTTGCCATTGCGGCTTTGCTCGGTGGTCGTCTGGATGCGGCCTGGGCCCGCTGGTCACGACCGTGGACCATCGTGGCCTGGGCTTTCCTGGGGATTGGTATCACCCTGGGCTCCTGGTGGGCTTACTACGAACTTGGCTGGGGTGGCTGGTGGTTCTGGGACCCGGTGGAAAACGCCTCGTTCATGCCTTGGCTGGTGGGCACCGCGCTGATTCACTCGCTGGCGGTGACTGAAAAACGCGGTGTGTTCAAGAGCTGGACCGTTCTGCTGGCGATTGCTGCATTTTCCTTGAGCCTGCTCGGGACCTTCCTGGTGCGTTCCGGCGTGCTGACCTCGGTCCATGCGTTTGCTTCAGACCCAGAGCGCGGCGTGTTTATCCTGATCTTCCTGTTGTTTGTGGTCGGCGGTTCGCTGACGCTGTTTGCGTTGCGCGCACCGGTGGTGAAAAGCCACGTGAGCTTCAAACTGTGGTCTCGCGAGACGTTGTTGCTGTGCAATAACCTGGTGCTGGTGGTAGCGGCTTCGATGATTCTGCTGGGCACCCTGTACCCGCTGATTCTGGATGCCATCAGTGGCGCCAAGATGTCGGTTGGCCCGCCGTACTTCAACGCGCTGTTCATTCCGCTGATGGGCTTGCTGATGGTGGTCATGGCCGTGGGCATGCTGGTGCGCTGGAAAGACACCCCGGTCAAATGGCTGCTGGGCATGCTGACCCCGGTCTTGCTGGGCACCGCGGCGTTGTCGGCAATTGCCGGAGTGGCCTATGGCGACTTCAACTGGGCCGTGATCACGACCTTTGCCCTGGCGGCCTGGGTGCTGCTGGCCGGTGTGCGCGATATTGGTGACAAGACCCGGCACAAAGGCCTGGTCAAGGGTGTACGCAGCCTGACCCGCAGCTACTGGGGCATGCAGATCGCTCACCTGGGCATCGCCGTTTGCGCGCTGGGCGTCGTGCTGTCGAGCCAGAACAGTGCCGAGCGTGACTTGCGCCTGGCCCCGGGCGAATCGATGGAGCTGGGCGGTTATCACTTCCTGTTTGAAGGGGCCAAACATTTTGAAGGGCCGAACTTCACCTCGGACAAAGGCACGGTGCGGGTTATTCGCAACGGCAAGGAAGTCAGCGTGCTGCACCCGGAAAAACGCCTGTACACCGTGCAGAACTCGATGATGACCGAAGCCGGTATCGACGCGGGTTTCACCCGCGACCTGTATGTGGCGCTGGGTGAGCCGCTGGGTGATGGCGCGTGGGCTGTGCGGGTTCACGTCAAGCCCTTTGTCCGCTGGATCTGGTTCGGCGGTTTGCTGACAGGGTTTGGCGGTTTACTGGCGGCCATGGATCGCCGCTACCGGACCAAGGTTAAAAGCCGCGTGCGTGAAGCACTGGGCATGACAGGAGCCACCGCATGA
- the ccmE gene encoding cytochrome c maturation protein CcmE, which translates to MNPLRKKRLIIILAILVGVGIAVALALSALQQNINLFYTPTQIANGEAPLDTRIRAGGMVEAGSLKRSGDSLDVAFVVTDFNKSVTIQYRGILPDLFREGQGIVALGKLNAEGVVVADEVLAKHDEKYMPPEVTKALNESGQSAPAKGVK; encoded by the coding sequence GTGAATCCGCTGCGCAAAAAACGCTTGATCATCATCCTGGCGATTCTGGTAGGGGTGGGCATTGCCGTGGCCCTGGCCTTGAGCGCTTTGCAGCAGAACATCAACCTGTTCTACACCCCGACCCAGATCGCCAATGGCGAAGCGCCGCTGGACACCCGGATCCGTGCCGGGGGCATGGTGGAAGCCGGCTCGCTGAAACGCTCCGGGGATTCGCTGGACGTAGCGTTCGTGGTCACCGACTTCAATAAGTCCGTGACCATCCAGTACCGTGGCATCCTGCCCGACCTGTTCCGTGAAGGGCAGGGCATCGTCGCATTGGGCAAACTCAATGCCGAGGGTGTGGTGGTGGCCGATGAGGTACTGGCCAAGCACGACGAAAAATACATGCCGCCCGAAGTGACCAAAGCGCTGAATGAAAGTGGTCAATCGGCGCCGGCGAAAGGGGTTAAGTGA
- the ccmD gene encoding heme exporter protein CcmD: MSFASFGDFIAMGHHAVYVWSAYGICLAVLGVNVALPIMARRRYLQQEARRLRRENSK; this comes from the coding sequence ATGAGTTTTGCTTCATTTGGCGACTTTATCGCCATGGGTCATCACGCGGTGTATGTCTGGTCGGCCTATGGCATTTGCCTGGCGGTGCTGGGAGTGAACGTGGCGTTGCCGATCATGGCGCGCCGACGTTATTTGCAACAAGAGGCGCGACGCTTGCGCCGGGAGAATTCGAAGTGA
- a CDS encoding heme ABC transporter permease produces MMNWTWFHKLGSPKWFYAISGRLLPWLSIASVLLISVGVVWGLAFAPPDYQQGNSFRIIYIHVPAAMLAQSCYVMLAVCGVVGLVWKMKIADIALQSAAPIGAWMTALALVTGAIWGKPTWGSWWVWDARLTSMLILLFLYFGLIALGNAITNRDSAAKACAVLAIVGVINIPIIKYSVEWWNTLHQGATFTLTEKPAMPAEMWLPLLLTVLGFYCFFGAVVLLRMRLEVLKREARSSWVKAQVSKALEGAR; encoded by the coding sequence GTGATGAACTGGACTTGGTTTCACAAACTGGGCTCGCCCAAATGGTTTTATGCCATCAGTGGGCGCCTGCTGCCCTGGCTAAGCATTGCCTCCGTGCTGCTGATCAGCGTCGGGGTGGTCTGGGGCCTGGCGTTTGCGCCACCGGACTACCAGCAGGGCAATAGCTTTCGCATCATCTATATCCACGTTCCGGCGGCGATGCTGGCCCAGTCCTGTTACGTGATGCTGGCAGTCTGCGGCGTGGTGGGGCTGGTCTGGAAGATGAAAATTGCCGATATCGCGCTGCAGTCCGCCGCACCGATCGGCGCCTGGATGACAGCCCTGGCGCTGGTCACTGGGGCCATTTGGGGCAAGCCGACCTGGGGCTCATGGTGGGTCTGGGATGCGCGCCTGACCTCGATGCTGATTCTGCTGTTTCTGTACTTCGGCCTGATTGCCCTGGGCAATGCCATCACCAATCGCGACAGCGCGGCCAAGGCCTGTGCGGTGCTGGCGATTGTCGGTGTGATCAACATCCCGATCATCAAATACTCGGTGGAGTGGTGGAACACCCTGCACCAGGGCGCGACCTTCACCCTTACCGAAAAACCGGCGATGCCCGCAGAAATGTGGCTGCCGCTCTTGCTCACGGTGCTGGGGTTCTATTGCTTCTTTGGGGCCGTGGTTCTGCTGCGCATGCGCCTGGAAGTGCTGAAGCGTGAGGCCCGCAGCAGTTGGGTCAAGGCGCAGGTTTCAAAAGCTCTGGAGGGCGCGCGATGA
- the ccmB gene encoding heme exporter protein CcmB produces the protein MNVFGVLLAREARLLCRRPAELANPLVFFAIVIAMFPLAVGPETQLLQTLSPGLLWVAALLSVLLSLDGLFRSDFEDGSLEQWVLSPHPLALLVLAKVLAHWMFSGLALVILSPLLALMLGLPVACLPVLLMSLLLGTPVLSLLGAVGAALTVGLKRGGLLLALLILPLYIPVLILGSGALQAALQGMPATGYLLWLGSLTALAVTLTPFAIAAGLKISVGE, from the coding sequence ATGAATGTGTTTGGCGTATTACTGGCGCGTGAGGCGCGCCTGTTGTGCCGGCGTCCTGCCGAGTTGGCCAATCCGCTGGTGTTCTTCGCGATTGTGATCGCCATGTTTCCCCTGGCGGTCGGGCCCGAGACTCAATTGTTGCAAACCTTGTCTCCGGGGTTGCTCTGGGTGGCAGCACTTTTATCGGTTCTGCTCTCGCTGGACGGGCTGTTTCGCAGTGATTTCGAGGACGGTTCGCTAGAGCAGTGGGTCCTTTCGCCGCACCCTCTGGCGCTACTGGTGCTGGCCAAAGTGCTGGCACACTGGATGTTTTCCGGCCTGGCGCTGGTCATTCTGTCGCCGCTGCTGGCGTTGATGCTGGGACTGCCGGTAGCCTGCCTGCCAGTACTGCTGATGTCGTTGCTGCTTGGCACACCGGTGTTGAGCCTGCTCGGGGCCGTGGGCGCGGCGCTGACAGTCGGCCTCAAGCGCGGCGGTCTGTTACTGGCATTGTTGATTCTGCCCCTGTATATCCCGGTGTTGATTCTTGGCAGTGGCGCCCTGCAAGCCGCCCTCCAGGGAATGCCCGCGACGGGTTATCTGCTCTGGCTGGGCAGCCTGACCGCCCTGGCCGTAACCCTGACACCTTTTGCAATAGCTGCCGGACTGAAAATCAGCGTCGGCGAATAA
- the ccmA gene encoding cytochrome c biogenesis heme-transporting ATPase CcmA yields the protein MLFENLELRLSSGDMLQISGPNGSGKTSLLRLLAGLMQPTAGEVRLNGQALGNQRAQLTSNLLWIGHAAGIKDLLTAEENLAWLCALHRPASREAIWAALAAVGLSGFEDVPCHTLSAGQQRRVALARLYLDSPPLWILDEPFTALDKHGVAQLEEHLAGHCERGGMVVLTTHHTLTRMPAGYRDIDLGRWAL from the coding sequence ATGTTGTTCGAGAACCTCGAATTGCGTCTGTCCAGCGGTGACATGTTGCAAATCAGCGGCCCCAACGGGAGTGGCAAAACCAGCCTGCTGCGATTGTTGGCGGGCCTGATGCAGCCGACGGCGGGCGAAGTCCGGCTCAACGGCCAGGCCCTGGGCAACCAGCGTGCGCAACTGACCAGCAACCTGCTGTGGATCGGACATGCTGCCGGGATCAAGGACCTGCTCACGGCCGAAGAAAACCTCGCCTGGTTATGTGCCTTGCACCGTCCTGCCAGCCGCGAGGCGATCTGGGCAGCGCTGGCCGCAGTCGGCCTCAGCGGATTTGAGGATGTGCCGTGCCACACGCTGTCGGCCGGCCAGCAGCGACGGGTGGCCCTGGCCCGCCTGTATCTGGACAGCCCGCCCTTGTGGATCCTTGACGAACCGTTTACAGCGCTCGACAAACACGGTGTGGCGCAACTTGAAGAACACCTGGCCGGCCACTGCGAACGTGGCGGCATGGTGGTGCTCACCACTCACCATACGTTGACCCGGATGCCGGCCGGTTACCGCGATATCGACCTGGGGCGATGGGCTTTATGA
- the fliK gene encoding flagellar hook-length control protein FliK produces MKADMNIPPLPSAVPNGPRPALSGGDVLTLLQPLEGLISPGHRATAEVLSLKQGELAFQLLLKLTLESGRQANVHVSSSQPLPLGTLLSVSQPTAGSLAISVQQALSHQANALTRLDTQQLPPGTLLQGKVLSAQVLAQANGGPTIYRSLVTLLNSALSTRTLMLDSPQPLRVGSLLSARVEDAHTLKFVSLGGRQDQLAVTQQLARQLSRQGSLEGLLSALQKLPAHQNLPIGLRTSVEALLTGLPTPQQLGDPKTLSNALLNSGAFLEARLLNGEGRALTPDLKASVLRLIAQILPGVPANPGFNPAVAASVQAQAMPTFVRNALGMLGQISAKAQPGGFPLPQRALQNTDNEDSLESLLKLAAAALSRLQSHQLSSLEQSGRTPDGNLLTTWQLEIPMRNAHDIVPLQVKLQREEPPEKESAETPQARAIKDPLWRIELAFDLSPLGPLHVQAQLLRGNLSGQLWAQRAFTAELIASQLGELRQRLNDAGLSVTDLDCHQGTPPDSGPTQLEQRWVDETA; encoded by the coding sequence ATGAAAGCCGACATGAATATTCCACCTCTTCCGTCAGCCGTGCCAAACGGCCCACGGCCCGCCCTGAGCGGTGGTGACGTGCTCACCTTGTTGCAACCCCTCGAAGGCCTGATCAGCCCCGGTCACCGCGCCACCGCTGAAGTGTTATCGCTCAAGCAGGGTGAACTGGCCTTCCAGCTATTGCTTAAGTTGACCCTTGAAAGCGGGCGCCAGGCAAACGTGCATGTCAGCAGCAGCCAACCCCTGCCGCTGGGTACGCTACTGAGCGTGAGTCAACCCACGGCAGGCAGCCTGGCCATCAGCGTACAACAGGCATTGAGTCACCAGGCAAACGCCCTCACCCGCCTGGATACGCAACAGCTGCCACCGGGCACTTTGCTACAAGGCAAGGTGCTGAGTGCTCAAGTGCTGGCACAGGCAAACGGCGGACCGACGATCTACCGCTCGCTGGTGACGCTGCTCAACAGCGCCCTGAGCACCCGCACCCTGATGCTGGACAGCCCGCAACCCTTGCGGGTCGGCAGCTTGCTCAGCGCCCGGGTAGAAGACGCCCACACCCTGAAGTTCGTCTCGCTCGGCGGGCGTCAGGATCAACTGGCCGTGACCCAGCAACTGGCCCGGCAACTCAGCCGCCAAGGCTCGCTGGAAGGTCTGCTGAGCGCCCTGCAAAAACTGCCCGCCCACCAAAACCTTCCCATCGGTCTGCGCACCTCGGTTGAAGCCCTGCTGACGGGGCTGCCGACACCGCAGCAACTGGGCGACCCCAAGACCTTGAGCAACGCCTTGCTCAACAGCGGTGCCTTTCTGGAAGCCCGGCTGCTCAATGGCGAAGGTCGCGCACTGACGCCGGATCTCAAGGCCAGCGTGTTACGCCTGATTGCCCAGATCCTGCCCGGCGTCCCGGCCAACCCCGGTTTCAATCCGGCCGTCGCCGCCAGCGTTCAGGCCCAGGCCATGCCGACCTTTGTTCGCAATGCTCTGGGCATGCTCGGCCAGATCAGCGCCAAAGCCCAGCCCGGTGGCTTTCCGCTGCCACAACGGGCGCTGCAAAATACCGACAACGAAGACAGCCTGGAAAGCCTGCTGAAACTGGCGGCAGCCGCGCTGTCCCGCCTGCAAAGCCATCAACTGTCCAGCCTGGAACAAAGCGGACGCACCCCCGACGGCAATCTGCTGACCACCTGGCAGCTGGAAATCCCGATGCGCAACGCCCACGACATCGTGCCGCTGCAGGTCAAGCTCCAGCGAGAAGAGCCCCCCGAAAAAGAATCAGCAGAAACCCCGCAAGCACGCGCAATCAAGGACCCTCTGTGGCGGATCGAACTGGCCTTCGACCTCTCACCCCTGGGCCCGCTGCATGTTCAGGCGCAATTGCTGCGCGGCAACCTCTCGGGCCAGCTCTGGGCACAACGGGCTTTTACCGCCGAACTGATTGCCAGCCAACTGGGCGAATTGCGTCAACGTTTGAACGATGCCGGGTTAAGCGTGACCGATCTCGATTGCCACCAAGGCACCCCGCCAGACAGCGGCCCCACCCAACTCGAACAACGCTGGGTCGACGAAACCGCATGA
- a CDS encoding EscU/YscU/HrcU family type III secretion system export apparatus switch protein codes for MNTPPEPRQAIALKYDGKHAPTLTAKGDDELAAAILECARAHEIPIYENAELVKLLARLELGDSIPRELYLTLAEIIAFAWQLKGKFPVGFDPDAGTPERDCTDHDQ; via the coding sequence ATGAATACACCGCCCGAACCGCGCCAGGCGATCGCCCTCAAATACGACGGCAAGCACGCCCCTACTCTCACCGCCAAAGGGGACGACGAACTGGCTGCCGCCATTCTTGAATGCGCCCGAGCGCACGAGATACCGATCTATGAAAACGCCGAACTGGTCAAATTGCTGGCGCGCCTGGAACTGGGAGACAGCATCCCGCGGGAGCTGTACCTGACCCTGGCCGAGATCATCGCGTTTGCCTGGCAACTCAAAGGCAAGTTCCCGGTGGGATTTGATCCGGATGCGGGGACGCCGGAGCGGGATTGCACGGATCACGATCAGTAG
- a CDS encoding DUF2802 domain-containing protein, with protein sequence MMLEAAVIVLGLLWAVTLWVFVSHVRGQRVIAAQQAAGDALRDRRIRELARRLDTYQNGTVQMGEDLHQLRAVLAPLPEKLTLLEQRDPTSLSFTQAARLVSMGASVEELTHSCGLTQAEAELMRKMHKG encoded by the coding sequence TTGATGCTTGAGGCGGCGGTAATCGTCCTGGGCCTGCTATGGGCAGTGACCTTGTGGGTGTTCGTGTCCCATGTGCGCGGTCAGCGCGTGATCGCAGCGCAACAGGCGGCGGGCGATGCGCTGCGTGATCGGCGTATCAGGGAGCTGGCTCGCCGTCTGGACACCTACCAGAACGGCACCGTGCAAATGGGTGAAGACTTGCATCAGCTGCGTGCGGTGCTGGCGCCGTTGCCCGAGAAACTGACGCTACTCGAACAGCGCGACCCCACCAGCCTGTCCTTCACCCAGGCGGCGCGTCTGGTGAGCATGGGCGCCAGTGTCGAAGAGCTGACCCACTCCTGCGGCCTGACCCAGGCCGAAGCCGAACTGATGCGCAAAATGCACAAAGGCTGA
- a CDS encoding chemotaxis protein CheW, translating to MQQSAAQGSEDPILQWVTFKLDNETYGINVMQVQEVLRYTEIAPVPGAPSYVLGIINLRGNVVTVIDTRQRFGLMNSEITDNSRIVIIEADKQVVGILVDSVAEVVYLRQSEIETAPNVGNDESAKFIQGVCNKNGELLILVELDKMMSEEEWSDLENF from the coding sequence ATGCAACAATCAGCCGCACAGGGTTCCGAAGATCCGATCCTGCAATGGGTCACCTTCAAGCTGGACAACGAAACCTACGGCATCAATGTGATGCAGGTGCAGGAAGTACTGCGCTACACCGAAATCGCTCCGGTGCCGGGTGCACCATCCTACGTGCTGGGCATTATCAATCTGCGCGGCAACGTGGTGACGGTCATAGATACGCGTCAGCGTTTTGGCCTGATGAACAGCGAAATTACCGACAACTCGCGCATTGTGATTATTGAAGCCGACAAGCAAGTGGTCGGTATTCTGGTCGACAGCGTGGCGGAGGTGGTTTACCTGCGTCAGTCTGAAATTGAAACTGCGCCGAATGTGGGCAACGACGAGTCGGCCAAGTTTATCCAGGGCGTGTGCAACAAGAACGGCGAACTGCTGATTCTGGTTGAGCTGGACAAAATGATGAGCGAAGAAGAATGGTCGGATCTGGAGAACTTCTGA
- a CDS encoding chemotaxis protein CheW, with product MKPPVALASRPQLALQSYLDELLQDATEALPSPEPHAPLLDEFAAAVLEEQVRDARVVPPAMPVQLPALTQPLAEPPRPWVPVPDDGRPAWAAEPFECLLFDVAGLTLAAPLVCLGSIHSLTGRELTPLFGHPDWFLGILPSQSGNLNVLDTARWVMPERYREDFRDGLQYVISVQGHDWGLAVHQVSRSLRLDPDQIKWRTRRGQRPWLAGTVIEHMCALLDVTQLAQLIASGALKHKDTAVAPGTDK from the coding sequence ATGAAGCCGCCAGTCGCTCTCGCCAGCCGTCCGCAGTTGGCATTGCAGTCCTATCTCGATGAGTTGCTGCAAGACGCGACTGAAGCGTTGCCGTCGCCTGAGCCGCACGCCCCGTTGCTGGACGAGTTTGCCGCCGCCGTGCTTGAAGAGCAGGTGCGCGATGCCCGTGTGGTACCGCCGGCGATGCCGGTGCAGTTGCCGGCTCTGACCCAGCCCTTGGCAGAACCGCCCCGGCCTTGGGTGCCGGTGCCTGATGACGGTCGACCCGCGTGGGCCGCCGAGCCCTTCGAGTGTTTATTGTTCGATGTGGCCGGGCTGACGCTGGCGGCGCCGCTGGTGTGCCTGGGTTCGATCCACTCCCTGACCGGGCGCGAGCTGACGCCGTTGTTCGGGCACCCTGACTGGTTCCTGGGAATACTGCCCAGCCAGAGCGGCAACCTCAATGTGCTGGATACGGCGCGCTGGGTGATGCCCGAGCGCTACCGCGAGGATTTTCGCGACGGCCTGCAATACGTAATTTCGGTTCAAGGTCATGACTGGGGGCTGGCGGTGCATCAGGTCAGCCGTTCGTTGCGCCTGGACCCCGACCAGATCAAATGGCGCACCCGCCGCGGGCAGCGTCCGTGGCTGGCGGGCACTGTGATTGAGCACATGTGCGCGCTGCTGGATGTAACGCAGCTGGCGCAATTGATCGCCAGCGGTGCGCTCAAGCACAAAGACACTGCCGTTGCGCCAGGCACAGACAAATAG
- a CDS encoding ParA family protein codes for MRVWAVANQKGGVGKTTTSIALAGLLAEAGKRVVVVDLDPHGSMTSYFGYDPDALEQSSYDLFLHKGQVPQGMTAQLLLPTSHEQIALLPSSTALATLERQSPGQSGLGLVIARGLAQLWQDYDYAIIDSPPLLGVLMVNALAASQQLVIPVQTEHLAVKGLERMVHTLTMINRSRNQALPFCVVPTLFDRRTQASMSTLRHLRDHYPDTLWQGFIPVDTRLRDASRAGQTPSQFDGKSRGVVAYRALLKQLLTRQLAPQAV; via the coding sequence ATGAGAGTCTGGGCAGTAGCCAATCAAAAAGGTGGAGTCGGCAAGACCACCACATCCATCGCTCTGGCCGGTTTGCTGGCTGAGGCGGGCAAGCGCGTGGTGGTGGTCGATCTCGACCCCCACGGTTCCATGACCAGTTATTTCGGTTACGACCCCGACGCCCTGGAACAGAGCAGTTACGACTTGTTCTTGCACAAGGGGCAGGTGCCGCAGGGCATGACGGCGCAATTGCTGTTGCCCACCAGCCATGAACAGATTGCCTTGCTGCCTTCCAGCACCGCGCTGGCGACGCTGGAGCGCCAGTCGCCGGGGCAGAGTGGCCTGGGGCTGGTGATTGCCCGTGGCCTGGCGCAGCTGTGGCAGGACTATGACTACGCCATTATCGACAGCCCGCCGTTGCTGGGCGTGCTGATGGTCAATGCACTGGCGGCGAGCCAGCAACTGGTGATCCCGGTGCAAACCGAACACCTGGCTGTCAAAGGCCTGGAGCGCATGGTGCACACCCTGACGATGATCAACCGCTCACGCAACCAGGCGCTGCCGTTTTGCGTGGTACCGACCCTGTTCGACCGTCGCACCCAAGCATCAATGAGCACACTGCGGCATTTGCGTGATCATTACCCGGACACGCTGTGGCAGGGCTTCATTCCGGTCGATACCCGGCTGCGCGATGCCAGCCGGGCAGGGCAGACGCCTTCGCAGTTCGATGGCAAAAGCCGTGGCGTTGTCGCCTATCGTGCCTTGCTCAAGCAATTATTGACCCGTCAACTTGCGCCGCAGGCCGTTTGA
- the motD gene encoding flagellar motor protein MotD, with amino-acid sequence MSRRRRQDEEPVNHERWLVSYADFITLLFAFFVVMYSISSINEGKYKVVSEALLGVFNDAERSVKPIPLGDERARTMKPAQPLVKDSELSDAGLGQNPDDPLKTIANDITTAFGDLLASKQLTVRGNELWVEIELNSSLLFGSGDAMPSDLAFSIIDKVAAILKPFDNPIHVEGFTDNQPIRTAQYPTNWELSSARSASIVRMLAMQGVNPGRMASVGYGEFQPVANNATAQGRALNRRVVLVVSRNLEVRRSLTGTGTANATPDAALKRAGTQTAPPPVQSLVRGNAVNSPSPTL; translated from the coding sequence ATGAGTCGCCGTCGTCGCCAGGATGAAGAGCCTGTAAATCACGAACGCTGGCTGGTGTCCTACGCTGACTTCATCACCTTGCTATTCGCTTTTTTTGTGGTCATGTATTCGATTTCATCGATCAACGAAGGCAAGTACAAGGTGGTCTCCGAGGCCTTGCTCGGGGTGTTCAATGATGCCGAGCGCAGCGTCAAGCCGATCCCGCTCGGGGATGAGCGCGCCCGGACCATGAAGCCCGCCCAGCCACTGGTCAAAGACAGCGAACTGAGCGACGCAGGCCTTGGGCAAAACCCCGACGACCCGCTCAAAACCATTGCCAATGACATCACCACCGCGTTCGGTGACCTGCTCGCGTCCAAACAATTGACGGTGCGCGGCAATGAGCTGTGGGTCGAGATCGAACTCAACTCCAGTTTGTTGTTTGGCAGCGGTGATGCGATGCCCAGTGATCTGGCGTTTTCCATCATCGACAAGGTGGCCGCGATTCTCAAACCTTTCGACAACCCGATCCATGTAGAAGGTTTTACCGACAATCAGCCGATTCGCACCGCGCAATACCCCACGAACTGGGAGCTGTCGTCGGCCCGCTCGGCGAGCATCGTGCGCATGCTGGCGATGCAGGGTGTGAACCCCGGGCGCATGGCGTCGGTGGGCTATGGCGAGTTTCAGCCGGTGGCCAATAACGCCACGGCGCAGGGGCGCGCACTCAATCGCCGGGTGGTGCTGGTGGTGTCGCGCAACCTGGAAGTGCGACGCAGCCTGACCGGAACCGGTACGGCGAATGCCACACCGGATGCCGCCTTGAAGCGGGCTGGCACACAAACTGCACCGCCGCCCGTACAGTCACTGGTTCGTGGGAATGCCGTCAATTCCCCGTCGCCAACCCTATAA